In the genome of Arabidopsis thaliana chromosome 4, partial sequence, the window CTCTTCAAATCCGCAAACTGCTCAGTAATCTTAGGGTTCGAGGCTCGGTATTTCTCGATTTCTTCCTTCAGCTTCGCTTCTCTCCGATCTTTCCTCCTCGAATCCATCCTCTGATCAATAGACTCCCAGATGGCATCAGCCTCTTTATCATCCTCATCGTACTCAGCATTAGCGAACAAACCAACATCATTCCCTTCAAACTCATCAAACGTCTGATTCTCATCGTACCTTTTCTCCTCAGCTTCTTCATCGTCCTCCGCTTCCGCTTCACTTGGCTTCCCTGCTCCACGACCTACTCCTGGAGCAGCCGCTGTAGCCAAAGCAGACCGATCAGGAAGATCCGGAGCAGCACGAGCAGGACCAATATCAGATCGAGTAGTAAACCCAGTAGCACCACGACCCAAACCCGCTACATAATTTGACGGAGGCTTAGAATTGAGGAAATCAAGACGAGGCTTCGGCGGAGCCGCTTGCATACCACCCAAAAGCAGGACATGGATAATCACAGTAGAGAAACGAGAAACACCGAGATCGGACAATAAGATCGAATCGGAATCCTTTGAATCTACAAACACGCGGCTAGGGTTTCGCATACGGAGAGAGTAACGAAGGAAAGATTGTGGAACATCACTACGTTGGTGGGCCAATTGTTCGAAGGCGGAGATGGTGGTTGAATTAGGGTTCACGTCGATCGATAAAGTCTTCCCGTTTGGAATCGAGAGAAACACCATCGTAACCTAATCGAGATTCTCCGgtcaaagaaaccaaactataAAAATCTCTGCTGTTACAACGAATATAAAGggtggaaaaaaaatagtcgGTTCAGAGGTAAAGGCGGTGGGATATGTAGTGGGCTTTTTAATGGGCTTTTTGAACTTCATATTGTAAAACCACCGTTAGTATAATTCGAGCTTTTCATAAAGCGACACCGTATATGACTATCTCtgtgtgttttggttttaaacgacgtcgtttgcATGGCTTtgggaaaaaaattaaatgactAAATATTGCGGTGAGCGTGGATCGAACACGCGACCTTCAGATCTTCAGTCTGACGCTCTCCCAACTGAGCTATCCCCGCTTCATGTAACACAATCAATGAGtaaaagatatatagaaagaaaataaaaacgaaaagaCAACGTAATGCGGTGAGCGTGGATCGAGATCTTCAGTCTGACGCTCTCCCAACTGAGCTATCCCCGCTTACTGACTCTTTCCAAACCAACGTAATAAATTACTAGTTATGAAAACAACAACTGAATCAAATAGATAAGAAGACATCCTTTcgtcttttttgtttcaatcacACGGACCAGAGCCAGAGGTGTGATATGTTTcagcatcttcttcatcaacaaacCATAATAGCATTCGGAGAGGATATCCGTTGCCCAGTGACAACGACCAAAGCCAGGAATATATGGGACAGTGTAATAGgcaagaagaaaatagagCACAAAATAAAATACGCGCtgaatatctatatatacatttttgcagcaattttgtgaaataaatcttatagttgggacttatttacaatagctgccactggattttaatgtttgtttttgataattagaaaaaaaatcttcaaattaaatatttgacatttaacaatcttccctaaatctctccacattaactacacgattagttactaaaataaaactttcaaaatatttaatatcatttatttactacaaaattatcatttttgatattgtttttctccatgactataacaatttaattataatcGTCAAAtcgcagagatatttgatagcatttaattattacaaaattacaaaatatttagacaataattcataaacatatcataaataagattaacattaataaaataaatgttttttttatgggacgggttggcgggacgggtttggcaggacgttacttaataacaattgtaaactataaaataaaaatatttatagatagatacaatttgcaaacttttatgtatactaactttaaaaaataaattgtttccgcggtgtaccgcgggttaaaatctagtatttagtgaagaacgaaaaaaaataactagtATATCACTTGTTGTAGCGAGCACGCCAAAATAGAATGCGACCTACATGGAGTTTAGAGCCAAAGACAGAAATGGAAAGGCAAACTGAAAGGCTTTGTGGCCGAGTTCTGGATCACCCAGCAAAGCCCAAATAAGAACAAGTATTGCTACAATAAGTTAACCAACAACCAAGTCCTGAACTGCTTAGCCGCCTCTAAGAACATAGCtcaagattaaaaagaaatggcAAGCCAAGAACATAGACTACCTCAAAACCAGGTATGAGCTggaaacaaaccaaaagtcTGACAATTTACATGGCACGAGATTTTCCTTAATAAAACAAGAAGCTGGAAATTGACTTAGTGCAGATTCTTTTAGTCATTGTTGCTGTTGTGAGTTGTGACCAGCGGCCGAAAGCGAAAGGAAATGGTGGCAGCAAAAGATGTGTTGAAGTGAGGGTTgggtaaaaaaaacttaggtACTGAAATAATGATCACCAGCAAAACAACAAGAGGTCATTTTGACTATCTGTCAACTACAATCACAGTGATCAAACTGGACCTAGCTAATTATGATACAATCTGTATGTGTCTCTTGGGAATCAAACCTCAGTTTGATCGACAAAGCATCAAAATGAagcacttttttctttaaatagagAAACAGGACAATTCAACCCAAAGTGcggaaataaaatgaaacagaaTTGCATATATAACAACAACGGAATCAAACACTTACATTTCCCACTATTTGTTGCAATGCAAAGAACGTTCTAACCAAGCTTGTTAAGCAGGTGTTTTGAATCTGGACAATGTTTTAGAGTCTCTTTGACAATTCTGATATGGCCATTCGTTGCTGCCAAATGAGTGGAAAGGGTCCATCATTGTTTCACACGTAAACACTCTTCGTTAATCGTACTAACAGGTTACATACTCCTTTATAAAACCCTATGGATGCTCCAATTGAAAGAGAATTTATCCCTTCTTCACATCACTCATCCCCAAGACTTGGATCTGTATAAATTAGCCCACATGCAAATATTTAGTCTTCTGTCCCAAACTAGTCAAACAAACTAAACAGAGCTACTAATTGgtaagaagcaaaacaaactTCTACTCTTGGCCTTCAAAGCCACGTGTACAAAATCAAAGTTCGTCTTTCTTCCTTCATTGCTTGTAGTTCTCAACTTTGATACCACGAGTGGGACATTGCCAGCTTCCACTGCCAAATACAAGGGAGATATTCCAACTTTACTCGCAAGAAATGAAGCACATTGGTTCACATTTACCAGACATGCAGCTATCTCCACATGGCGACCTGTCAAGGCCAAATGCATAGCAGTATCTCCGTCCTTCAGATCATATAGATTCAGTCTCAACCTCTCTAAAACAGAATAGCTGAAGATATGATATTGATGTTGCAACAAACGCTTCGATAATAGCTAAGTGGCCAGCAACATGGTTTGGAGAGCCATTCTTGATATATAATACTACAATTTCTTCCACAAACCCCCTTCTTATATCGAGTCAACAAAAGATGTCGTCCCCAAATACCGTATCAGAATACAAAAATACCAAGCTCGAAGACAATATTAGCGGACACATGCTTTGTTTACTCGACATTGTAAGGGGCTTAATGCATGAAAAAGAAGTATTGTATATTAAGAATGTGTTGATAAAATGACGAAGCTGATACCAAGTAGCTGTTCATACAGATAACAGATCTCTAGCCACTCCGAAAACCTTCTAAAGCATCTGAAATTGAACAAGAAGTATCTGTACAAACAGAAACGAGTACACAGAAACCACGAAAAAGAGTTATCAAGCTGGTAGGTGTACATCAGCGGTTATACTATGCTAAAAAGAGGGCTGCAGCTTTTTAAATATAGTCCATCCACTAAGTAAGAAGATATgttcaaacaaacaacaaggcatgattcaaaagaagaaagcatgGAATAGATAAACGACTTACTGGTTTCTTGAACTTGATATGTTAGTTTTGAAAGAAGCAGAacatatgtatgtgtgtaCCAAATCAGCTCCTGCGTAGTCTAATAACAACCATATAGTATCCAATTTTCAACATCTCTCCGTGCTTCACTCAAAAATTCCATTACTCTAAACATACATAAGTCCTCGAATATAGAGGTCGAGACTAGTAGCAATTAAAAATCCAGACTTTTCTACATCTTTTTTCGCttcgatttcttttttttttgttgctattaCATTACTAAGTACAATTGTACAAacaaccaagaaaaaacattaacagTAGCCGCGTTTATTACAAGCAGGAAAGTAAATGCCAAGACTTTAGTGACCCAAATAAGGAAAGCTAATTTGAAACGATGCAATCTCTTTAAAGCACTTTCGACTTTTCCGCTTGGACCCCGCTTGAAGATCCCATGGACTCCCCACTCTTCACACACGTGTGAGATGAGCCGGTGGTGTAAtgtttttcatcatcatcttcattaaCAAACAGCAATAGAAAATCAAGATATGAACTAGTCAAAACTCCAATAATAGGAAGGCCGTAAACCTGCGGGATCACGTAAGGGGTAAGGAGGGTTCCGGTCATaataaataagataataaatacAAAGCTTATGATGCGTGAAAGCACGATGTTATGCTGTATTGTAGCCAGAACGCCATAAAAGAATGTGAAACACATGAAGAGTAGAGCAACGAAGAGTGCTGGTAAAGCCAAATGAAACGCTCTGTGCGCGAGTTCTGGATCTCCTAACTGTGCCCAGATAAGAGCAACTATTGCTAAAACTGAGGTAAGCATTGCAATAGTGTCATTCATAATAAATGTTGTGAGGTAACGGTCATCGACCAAAATAGCCATGCCAGTGTTTGGAGCAGAGCTGCTAAAGCCACCGGGCATTGTAAAACCTGCAGCAAACGTCATAGTGGCTACAAGAGCTGCCACCAGTAGAAGAATGTTGACACGgtctttgtatttttcacCATCACCTAGTTTTTCTGATCTACTTCTTAGTGTCATCCCGCTAGTCGGTAGCAAAGAAATACCTCTCTGTCTTAGATTGTAAACGCCTAGCAAGACCATCAAAGTCATTCTCTATTGTGTCCCCAGAAAGAtgtaaaaaaactatataagaTCTATGTGGTTTGATATTGGAACAAAAAGAACTGTATGTATAGGAAGAGATATGTTATACCTCTCGAAAAACGTAGTCAGACTGCAGATTTATCTCTGCGATATCCAGAGGTCTCAAGCCAACGGAGTTATGTTTATCCAAGAGTTTTTTTCTGATGGAAAGAAATTTAGTAAGCATACGAACAGTTTTAGGGCGCCAATTTATGGTGGCCAGGTGCAAAGGTGTATTCCCATCCATATCTTGCTCCTCCATAAGATGATTCTTCGTATCGACTTTATTGATATGTTCCATAAGAAACAATGTGGATTTGCCACTCTTTGCTGATATGTGGAAAATGTTCTGACCTTCTTTGTTAAGCTGCTCTACTGAATCCGGAAAACGTTTTAGAAGCTCTTTAACAACATTCTCATGACCTTTCTCCACTGCCTTATGGATGGGAAATGAACCATCATCGTCGCAATCAAAGATGCTTAGCGTTGATGTGTCTAACAGCTTGCATATGCCTTGATAAAACCCTACAGATGCTCCAACCGAAAGACAAGTTCGTCCTTTTTCGTCTCGCTCTTTGACAAGACTCGGGTATTTACCGAGAATAACATCAAGAACATCTGCAGAAACAAGTAGGAACTTGGTTAGGTTCTTCGAGTAAAGAAGTCTGAACGCTTAATTTGGTACGCACCTGTATTCTTTGCCTTTAAAGCTGCATGCACAAGCGATTTTCTCCCTTTCAATTGTGTGGCTAAGTTAAAGGTTTTGTCTTGAACGTTATTAACATGGCTGTTCAACATTGCATTTACAAGTGATACGTTACCAGCTTCAACTGCCAAATACAAGGGGGAGATTTCATCTTTATTTGCAAGAAACGAAACATCTTGGTTCGCATTGACTAGACAAGCAGCTGTCTCCATTAGGTGTGTAGATTCATTAGAAAGTGACTTGGATTTGCTACGTCGTAGCCAATGCATATCCTGTAGAATAGATAGGGAATCAAGGATCCTAAGTTTATGGATTGTTGCTGATACATCAAAAGTTAGGAAAATAATGATTGGTAAAACTGTTGGAGGTATTAAGAGAATTATAAGACCAACAGAGGTAACCAAGAGTCGAATCCTAATATAACAAGGGatacaagcaaaaaaaaaaaaattaccatcGAGTGAAAATAGTACGAGTTAAGGTCAGGATTAGACATGGATCACTTGAGAGAAAATTGGTGCAATAACATTCGATATAAATTTTGCTTTGATGTACAGAAGGTTTTGTCGTGATAAATACTATTAACTAAAGAGTCTCTTAGGTCATTTAACTGATATTATGTGCGATACCTTTGTTTTTTCAtggagttcttttgttttttcatggAGGTCTTTCAAGGCTGAGTGGAGAGCAGTATCTCCATTTTTGTCCTTTAGAATATATGGATTCAGCCTCTCCCTATCTTCTTCAGCCAGTCTATCTGAACAAAATGTTACCGATGCTACAAGAGCTTTAACAACTGTTAAATGACCATCACGAGCAGCCACATGAAGCGGAAGCTGATCCTTAAAATTTAACTCCAACAGAAGAGATGGGAATTTAGAGACTATGCTCTTTACTAGCTCAAGATGACCAAAAGCAGCAGCAAGGTGAAGAATGGAATCTCctttgttgttcttgaagCATGACATTGGTGTTTCGTAGCTTTCCATCTTCTCCAGAAATTCTTTGTTCCCAGCTCGCATTGCGCTGGAGATCTCTGAATTCATTGCCACATATTCACCGGGGTGGTTGTAAAGATCCAACAATCTGAGAGTGGTAAGGAACTTTGGCACAGATTCAATGTCTATCGTAGTCGTAGGTGGTGTGGCTTCATCTCCTCTGCGTCGAAGGAAACTGCGTGAACTGAGTGTGCCTAGATTTTTTATCACATTCACAGGGAAGCATCTTCGTTTATGTTGGTCATCTGTTGACCTCTGTGCCTCAATTCTATCTAGATGTGCTTCAGAGTTGTCCATCCTTAATCCTGAAATCCATCACATAACTTGTTTTAAACCACCGATATATAAAAAGTCAACTACACCAAGAAGAGGGAGGCAGACAAAAGACTTACCAAGTGGAAAAAGGAGATGAGAAATGGAAGAGGATTTGCTAAAGACATTTATATTTAAACTCGCCTCGTCGTGCCATCATGCCATGTCCATGTGCGTGCCAAGAGCACATTGTTCACCTATAAATTAAGTATTGGTCTTTATTTACTCAGAAATATTTAGAGGAAACATTCAAGGTTGAGTATTTGACTTTGTCTTAAACCAGAAAGGTGTCTTGGAAAGcgagatattaaaaaaagaccTAACTAACACTCGTTTTAAGTCAAAGACTTTAATGTCGTCTCTTAATAAAGTCTAAAATTGTTGGCAAAACAGTAACAACGTGACCCTGTAACCTTAACTAACCAAAGAAGCAGCATAATTTCCGGGGAAAATTGAGGCGGGGTTTAAGCGGAGAATGCTCCAAACGTGGCACCGAGAAGATGGAAGTGAACTATAAAAAGATTGTGACTTGTTGTAGCAAGCAAGGCATGATAGAATGTGGCTGACATGAAGACTAGAGCAAAGGCTAGTGACGGCAAAGCCAACTAAAAGGCTCTGTGAACGAGTCGAGTCTTCGAGATCACCCAACTGAGCCCAGATAAGAGCAACTATTGCTACAAGGAGCTCTGCATTGCCACATTGTCATATACCATAAATAATAAGTTGATTATTGGAAAAAATGGCCATCATGCCCAAGTTCGGAGCTACTAATGGTAAGATGCAAACAAACCTGTATTCTTGGCCTTCAAAGCCACGTTTCCAACCGTCAATCAAAGTTCGTCTTTCTCCCTTATTGCCTGTAGTTCTCAAGATTGCTATCGCAAGTGGGACATTACCAACTTCGCACTGCCAAAGACTAGGGAGATATTCCATTTCTATTGGCAAGAAACTGGTTACATTAACCAGACATGCAGCTATCTCCACATGGCGACCTTTCAAGGCCAAATGCATAGCAGTATCTCCACTCTGTCCTCCAGATTACATAGATTCAGTCTCAACCTCTCTCAGACAGCCTAGCTGAATCTATGATATCGATGCAACAAACGCTTCAATAATAGCTAAGTGGTCAGCACGAGGAAGAACATGGTTTAGAGAGCCACTCTCGATATATAATACTACAATTTCTTCCATAAAGCCCCTTCTTATATCGAGTCAACAAAACATCTCGTCCCCAAATAATGTCTCAAGAATACAAACAATGATCAACTCGAGAACTTGGAGTTGGCTAGAAAAAAACACCAAGCTCGAAGACAATACCAGGGGACAGATGCTTCGTTTACTCGACATTGTAAGGGGTTTAATGGATGAAAAagtagtattatatattaagaatGTGTTGATATACAATGACGAAGCTGATACCAAGTAGCTGAAATTGAAGAACTGAAGATACCAGATTCTCTAGCTACTCCGCAAACCTTCTAAAGCATCTGAAATTGAACAgtgaagtatatataaaaaaagcaTCCAATGGCAGGTGAATTGAACAGATCAACTCCGCGATGATAAGCATTCATAGAAAAAGAAGGCTccagtttttatatattgtccATCCTCTTAAGCAAGAAGAAGTGGTCAAGCAAACAAGACAtgatccaaaagaagaaagcgtTGAATGgataataaaatattcaacGACTTACTGGTTTCTCTGAACTTGATATGTTAGTTTTGCAGAAGCAGAACATATGTATGTGTTGTACCAAATCCTATAGTATCCAATTCAACATCTCTCCATGCTTCGCTCGAAAAATCCATAACCCTAAACATTAAAAGTCTTCGAAAATATAGGACGCTATTAATAGGCTGATAGCATTAGAGTGATGCATTCAACAGTATCTAATCTGTCCCCAATCCTCCAAATCTGCGTTTTTCTCCTCCCTTTTCGCTTcgatttctgattttgattatttgtccATTCCGTGATTCCATAAAGAGAGCAGTTCCATCGAGGTTTCATCATTTTACCAAATGTCGAATTTAAACTTTGAGAAAAGGAGAGCAGTGCGACTAATGATGAGCCATGACCATGGATATAATTGTACGGCGGCATCACACGGCCGCAAATACCCGATTAGCTGTCTCAGCCGAACCgcccattttattttattttatttttttgtcataattTGGACAACTGCCTACTAAAAAAGTCGAACTCAACGTGGTGTTCACAATTGGGCCTATAAAGTTTAACACAAATGGGCCCAGTTTTTAGTAATCCCTTTTATCTCAGCGACGCCGTTTATCTAACTATCCCACATTTTGCTGCAATGtgaagaatgtttttttttttttggtttttggttttaatgtgaCAATGTGAAGAATGTTCTGAACACATGAATCAACATAGCAACAGAAGCTCCATTCTCTAGCTCTAGAGAGTCTCCACACaatatattatgtattttgACAAAATAGAGTACATGGAATGATGgaaaccataaataaaaactcataGATAAATCACGAAACACCGAAAAGCCAATAACGTTTAAACAACATCTTAATCAAACAGATGAAATgatattatttctttaaagACATTTTTTAGGATATTTTACCTTTCGACTTAGTTCGCGACATAAAGATGGACGGTCTCCTGCTTCTTCTCGCAGACAATATCAACATCATCTTCattaacaaacaacaacataaagTCGAGATAACATTTAGTAATTCTTTGAAGAAAAGGAGTGCCCGGAAACTGAGGGATAGCGTAAGGGGCAAGGAGATAAGCTACCACAAAAAGGAAGATGATAGAGATAAAGATAATGCTATCAAAAAGCCAAGGATTGTGCTTTGTTGTAGCCACCACGCCGCAGAAGAATGCTGAGGACATTGAAActagagaaacaaagagtGCTGGCAATGCCAAATGAAAGGTTTTATGAACAAGTACTGGATCCCCCAGTTGTGCCCATATTAGAGCAACTATTGCCAGAACAGAGCTTTGCATCGCCAATGTGTTAAACACCAGAAAAATCGAGAGGAAGTCATCATCGTCCAAAATTGCAATTCCCCTTTTTGGAGTAGAACTACTAAATCCTCCTGGTATGGCAATACCTGCAGCAAATGCCACAGTAGCTACTAGAGTTGCCACAAGTAGAAGTACATTGATACTGTCTTTGTATTTGTTACCGGCTACTTTTTCTGATCTGCTTTTTAATGTTATTCCACTTGTGGGTATCATTTTAAACCCTCTTGGCGAACAAGTGCACAATAAGACCATCAACGTCATTCTCTGTTATccaaagaagatgaacaaatGGAAATAAGAGAAAAGGCTTTATATtgtatcaaaaacaaaataacgtACAGACAGATATACCTCTCGAAAGACGTAATTGGACTGCAGATTCGACTCCGCTATATCCAGAGCACTCAAGCCATCTTTGTTACGTATATGTAGGTGGTTTCCCAAAGTGAACTTATTAAGTATATTAACAGTTCGAGGACGCCACGTTAAGGTGGCTAAGTGCAGAGGTGTATTCCCATCCACATCTTGCTCCATAATCAGATCATTCTTTATCAAATCATAAGCCTTGATGACTTGTAATAGGTAAGTTCCAGTTTTCCCACTTTTTGCCGCAATGTGAAGAATGTTCTGACCTTGTTTGTTAAGTAGG includes:
- a CDS encoding Ankyrin repeat family protein (Ankyrin repeat family protein; CONTAINS InterPro DOMAIN/s: Ankyrin repeat-containing domain (InterPro:IPR020683), Ankyrin repeat (InterPro:IPR002110); BEST Arabidopsis thaliana protein match is: Ankyrin repeat family protein (TAIR:AT4G03480.1); Has 18202 Blast hits to 9223 proteins in 460 species: Archae - 22; Bacteria - 1330; Metazoa - 10010; Fungi - 1278; Plants - 2395; Viruses - 41; Other Eukaryotes - 3126 (source: NCBI BLink).); amino-acid sequence: MARRGLRMDNSEAHLDRIEAQRSTDDQHKRRCFPVNVIKNLGTLSSRSFLRRRGDEATPPTTTIDIESVPKFLTTLRLLDLYNHPGEYVAMNSEISSAMRAGNKEFLEKMESYETPMSCFKNNKGDSILHLAAAFGHLELVKSIVSKFPSLLLELNFKDQLPLHVAARDGHLTVVKALVASVTFCSDRLAEEDRERLNPYILKDKNGDTALHSALKDLHEKTKELHEKTKDMHWLRRSKSKSLSNESTHLMETAACLVNANQDVSFLANKDEISPLYLAVEAGNVSLVNAMLNSHVNNVQDKTFNLATQLKGRKSLVHAALKAKNTDVLDVILGKYPSLVKERDEKGRTCLSVGASVGFYQGICKLLDTSTLSIFDCDDDGSFPIHKAVEKGHENVVKELLKRFPDSVEQLNKEGQNIFHISAKSGKSTLFLMEHINKVDTKNHLMEEQDMDGNTPLHLATINWRPKTVRMLTKFLSIRKKLLDKHNSVGLRPLDIAEINLQSDYVFRERMTLMVLLGVYNLRQRGISLLPTSGMTLRSRSEKLGDGEKYKDRVNILLLVAALVATMTFAAGFTMPGGFSSSAPNTGMAILVDDRYLTTFIMNDTIAMLTSVLAIVALIWAQLGDPELAHRAFHLALPALFVALLFMCFTFFYGVLATIQHNIVLSRIISFVFIILFIMTGTLLTPYVIPQVYGLPIIGVLTSSYLDFLLLFVNEDDDEKHYTTGSSHTCVKSGESMGSSSGVQAEKSKVL
- a CDS encoding Ankyrin repeat family protein, coding for MDNSEAHLDRIEAQRSTDDQHKRRCFPVNVIKNLGTLSSRSFLRRRGDEATPPTTTIDIESVPKFLTTLRLLDLYNHPGEYVAMNSEISSAMRAGNKEFLEKMESYETPMSCFKNNKGDSILHLAAAFGHLELVKSIVSKFPSLLLELNFKDQLPLHVAARDGHLTVVKALVASVTFCSDRLAEEDRERLNPYILKDKNGDTALHSALKDLHEKTKELHEKTKDMHWLRRSKSKSLSNESTHLMETAACLVNANQDVSFLANKDEISPLYLAVEAGNVSLVNAMLNSHVNNVQDKTFNLATQLKGRKSLVHAALKAKNTDVLDVILGKYPSLVKERDEKGRTCLSVGASVGFYQGICKLLDTSTLSIFDCDDDGSFPIHKAVEKGHENVVKELLKRFPDSVEQLNKEGQNIFHISAKSGKSTLFLMEHINKVDTKNHLMEEQDMDGNTPLHLATINWRPKTVRMLTKFLSIRKKLLDKHNSVGLRPLDIAEINLQSDYVFRERMTLMVLLGVYNLRQRGISLLPTSGMTLRSRSEKLGDGEKYKDRVNILLLVAALVATMTFAAGFTMPGGFSSSAPNTGMAILVDDRYLTTFIMNDTIAMLTSVLAIVALIWAQLGDPELAHRAFHLALPALFVALLFMCFTFFYGVLATIQHNIVLSRIISFVFIILFIMTGTLLTPYVIPQVYGLPIIGVLTSSYLDFLLLFVNEDDDEKHYTTGSSHTCVKSGESMGSSSGVQAEKSKVL
- a CDS encoding uncharacterized protein (unknown protein; FUNCTIONS IN: molecular_function unknown; INVOLVED IN: biological_process unknown; LOCATED IN: cellular_component unknown; Has 0 Blast hits to 0 proteins in 0 species (source: NCBI BLink).), with translation MAIMPKFGATNGKMQTNLYSWPSKPRFQPSIKVRLSPLLPVVLKIAIASGTLPTSHCQRLGRYSISIGKKLVTLTRHAAISTWRPFKAKCIAVSPLCPPDYIDSVSTSLRQPS
- a CDS encoding Ankyrin repeat family protein (Ankyrin repeat family protein; CONTAINS InterPro DOMAIN/s: Ankyrin repeat-containing domain (InterPro:IPR020683), Ankyrin repeat (InterPro:IPR002110); BEST Arabidopsis thaliana protein match is: Ankyrin repeat family protein (TAIR:AT4G03440.1); Has 22492 Blast hits to 11630 proteins in 488 species: Archae - 24; Bacteria - 1675; Metazoa - 12211; Fungi - 1719; Plants - 2554; Viruses - 43; Other Eukaryotes - 4266 (source: NCBI BLink).); the encoded protein is MTRAFHLIIDCITGDTGSIQMLVTNLYDLPGEYVSMNPEIFSAMRAGNVKFLDKMKTNNNTPLACFRNETGDFTLHLAAAWGRLELVKRIVSECPCLLLETNSKDQIPLHAAAAAGRLAVVEAFVARVNEISDGLSEEERERVNLYAMKDIDGNTALHLALKGGHLKTAACLVKANHLASFLANNHGVSPLFTAIIAGSLTLVEAMMYVPGQTCNLASKLEGRKSLVHAALKAKNSDILDVILSEDPSLVNERDEEGRTCLSVAAYVGYYKGVVNLLHRSTSNVFECDDDGSYPIHMAVEKGRVKIFLKLLKCCPDSQYLLNKQGQNILHIAAKSGKTGTYLLQVIKAYDLIKNDLIMEQDVDGNTPLHLATLTWRPRTVNILNKFTLGNHLHIRNKDGLSALDIAESNLQSNYVFRERMTLMVLLCTCSPRGFKMIPTSGITLKSRSEKVAGNKYKDSINVLLLVATLVATVAFAAGIAIPGGFSSSTPKRGIAILDDDDFLSIFLVFNTLAMQSSVLAIVALIWAQLGDPVLVHKTFHLALPALFVSLVSMSSAFFCGVVATTKHNPWLFDSIIFISIIFLFVVAYLLAPYAIPQFPGTPFLQRITKCYLDFMLLFVNEDDVDIVCEKKQETVHLYVAN